In a genomic window of Gammaproteobacteria bacterium:
- a CDS encoding alcohol dehydrogenase catalytic domain-containing protein produces the protein MSTMQAMQISKAGGDFERVEREIPTPATGQVLIKVEACGICHSDAFVKEGGFPGLEFPRVPGHEVAGHVAAVGDGVSMWSEGQRVGVGWHGGHCFHCEPCRRGDFVTCEKADICGITYDGGYAEYVVVPEAAVAAIPEALSSVDAAPLLCAGITTYNALRNSGARAGDLVAVQGVGGLGHLGVQYAASMGFRTIALSRGDDKKELALSLGANEYIDTEAVDPVQALQDWGGARVILVTAPSAKAMSSIIDGLKVDGKLLIVGATPEPVEVNPFQLIMKRRAVAGWPSGTPRDSEDTLNFSVLSGTKAHIETYPLLEAATAYDRMITNQARFRVVLTM, from the coding sequence ATGTCTACAATGCAAGCCATGCAGATCAGCAAAGCCGGCGGGGATTTCGAGCGTGTGGAGCGTGAAATTCCCACCCCGGCGACCGGCCAGGTGCTGATCAAAGTCGAGGCCTGCGGGATCTGTCACAGCGACGCTTTCGTGAAAGAAGGCGGATTTCCGGGTCTTGAGTTTCCGCGCGTGCCGGGTCACGAGGTGGCCGGCCACGTGGCGGCAGTGGGTGACGGTGTCTCGATGTGGTCTGAAGGTCAGCGCGTGGGCGTTGGCTGGCATGGAGGACACTGCTTTCATTGCGAACCCTGCCGGCGGGGGGATTTTGTCACCTGCGAAAAAGCGGACATTTGCGGCATTACCTATGATGGCGGCTATGCGGAATACGTAGTCGTACCCGAGGCCGCCGTGGCCGCCATTCCGGAGGCGCTGTCGTCGGTGGACGCCGCCCCGCTTTTATGCGCGGGGATCACGACTTACAACGCATTGCGCAACAGCGGCGCGCGGGCAGGCGACCTGGTGGCGGTGCAAGGAGTCGGCGGTCTGGGACACCTGGGCGTTCAGTACGCGGCCAGCATGGGATTCCGCACCATTGCGTTATCGCGCGGCGACGACAAGAAGGAGCTGGCATTAAGTCTCGGCGCCAATGAATATATCGACACCGAAGCGGTCGATCCGGTGCAGGCATTGCAGGACTGGGGTGGCGCGCGGGTGATACTCGTGACCGCACCCAGCGCTAAGGCCATGAGTTCGATCATCGATGGCCTCAAGGTCGATGGCAAATTGCTGATCGTCGGCGCGACACCGGAACCGGTTGAGGTCAATCCGTTCCAGTTGATCATGAAGCGGCGCGCCGTCGCCGGGTGGCCAAGCGGTACGCCACGGGATTCGGAAGACACCCTCAATTTCAGCGTCCTGTCCGGCACGAAAGCCCACATCGAGACTTACCCGCTACTGGAAGCCGCGACCGCCTACGACCGGATGATTACCAACCAGGCGCGCTTCCGCGTGGTCCTAACGATGTAG